A DNA window from Polyangium spumosum contains the following coding sequences:
- a CDS encoding MFS transporter, with translation MLDLLRRRPAFRRLWMAGTVSLVGDWLAFVAVSRLALDHGGGALALVGILAAHSLPHACLSPIAGFVADRFDRRRLLVGIPLVQAAFTLAMALAAAAGALVSLQVLVLVRSAFTAFMVPAETAALRHTVEPPELLQANAIVSGTWSVTFVAGMALGGVLAALGPVPAILVDACSFFLAAGLASGLPSLRPEGEREPRAAGVWGLVRAVPPELWEALGHARARPALFRAVFSKVPCAVAGGMGWVSVNLLADQAAPFGAAAVSLGILQSVRGLGTGLGPLGISLLARGKEEPGRPLEHAAALVTFASVAGFALVRPWPLLLLGIALLWGIGGGSNWVLTSASLQRLAPDVMIGRLSSIDDLSTTTTMVVGALLAALLVEASFSLVAIGAMGAAVGLVSWIALSLRRAEAPLSSGAPGVAPAPRI, from the coding sequence ATGCTCGACCTCCTTCGCCGCCGGCCTGCCTTCCGGCGCCTCTGGATGGCTGGCACCGTCTCGCTCGTCGGGGATTGGCTCGCGTTCGTCGCCGTGAGCCGGCTGGCGCTCGACCACGGCGGCGGCGCGCTCGCGCTGGTGGGGATCCTCGCGGCGCATTCGCTCCCCCACGCGTGCTTGTCGCCCATCGCGGGGTTCGTCGCGGATCGCTTCGATCGGCGGCGCCTGCTCGTCGGCATCCCCCTCGTCCAGGCGGCCTTCACGCTCGCGATGGCGCTCGCGGCCGCGGCGGGCGCGCTCGTCTCGCTGCAGGTGCTCGTCCTCGTGCGCTCCGCGTTCACCGCCTTCATGGTGCCGGCCGAGACGGCGGCCCTGCGCCACACGGTCGAGCCGCCGGAGCTCCTCCAGGCGAACGCCATCGTCTCCGGCACGTGGAGCGTCACGTTCGTCGCGGGCATGGCCCTCGGCGGGGTGCTCGCCGCGCTCGGGCCCGTGCCCGCGATCCTCGTGGATGCCTGCTCCTTTTTCCTCGCGGCGGGGCTCGCTTCCGGGCTGCCGTCCTTGCGGCCCGAGGGCGAGCGTGAGCCGCGGGCGGCGGGCGTCTGGGGGCTCGTCCGGGCGGTGCCGCCGGAGCTCTGGGAGGCGCTTGGCCATGCCCGCGCGCGCCCGGCGCTCTTCCGGGCCGTGTTCTCCAAGGTGCCTTGCGCGGTCGCGGGTGGCATGGGCTGGGTCTCGGTGAACCTGCTCGCCGATCAGGCGGCGCCTTTTGGCGCGGCGGCGGTCTCGCTCGGCATCTTGCAGTCCGTGCGGGGGCTCGGGACGGGGCTCGGGCCGCTCGGCATTTCGCTGCTCGCGCGGGGCAAGGAGGAGCCCGGCCGGCCCCTCGAGCACGCGGCGGCCCTCGTCACGTTCGCCAGCGTCGCGGGCTTCGCCCTGGTGCGGCCGTGGCCTTTGCTCCTCCTTGGTATCGCGCTGCTCTGGGGGATCGGCGGCGGGAGCAACTGGGTGCTCACCAGCGCGTCTCTTCAGCGCCTCGCGCCGGACGTGATGATCGGGCGTCTGTCCAGCATCGACGATCTCTCGACCACCACGACGATGGTGGTGGGCGCGCTCCTGGCGGCGCTGCTCGTCGAGGCCTCGTTTTCGCTCGTGGCGATCGGGGCCATGGGCGCGGCGGTGGGGCTCGTGTCCTGGATCGCCCTCTCGCTCCGGAGGGCGGAGGCCCCGCTCAGTTCGGGAGCCCCTGGGGTCGCTCCAGCGCCACGAATTTGA
- a CDS encoding DUF7003 family protein translates to MKKEHVTKTAPRWFDPSSPVSIAMRDARVSRRDGRGLMSLSEARRLLESTEVYRKGEGRSTGGTMVFESDRVWAALLSLEDAAEFVKHATRIRWEFQVRGRDNVALHDRYGDGILPWIERRVEGDGALVNVPWCVLPCLLAIGTREALEVTLRVRSVVELASAGSEIDAEESDFAEDEPAASDDDDEDDEEEDEEDDEDEDDPSADEDEDEERGREGDAEKHDGLEVARRWMTRHPDAYGALAALADEGNTRAAELLRDRAAALGGVVREAIEAALGPEAAKRIAEQFSLPRTRLPEAVERLLAEADVIDEPRGPLWSIAELDEAARRFDLPIWDNTNYTTAAMRITGYASQKGDALVIEQIVHHPGSGALVGWHFEAYGPGAGKRSGSDDELVDATRDELQSVEIDADDYVDGITNQIVLLGERDEKGRPTAGSDGPRIVPLPLPSDDMIVHVKRAAVRQNGDPLRASYRLPRSFAALPSETREALRLVTPAEALVVDLCRRHRDAIFAADRDLRVAAGVPQGATRLFSFDDFQYVAAGEPASRSMDLVAMVEALRARRKITRLPGAANARPERWIPAAAEIRSYAGGDAWAEGDDPVEPEPPAAGVGVTPYWSLTIARGFPHGVWLLHGAAQNKKGQAEQAILHLMNASSPVIRLFWPRRTACMWARATGLAERKWVTGDRGVLAAAKNDRMLYAAEARRLVENFVLRPWSVPPHVGAELVLLLEALVGGRETVDAFVVALGKLSPEAWASSLPALASAIFELGFVLHRVEGRAGPLHERLERAYRQAQPGEAMRLLDLVLHGRAGAERSARCELDLAHVGDDPDWVREKLLDRRTPASAPDVFLVSLAGEGMLAKYEARIPTVTDAAWVGSQLARLASARVVGMALAIYADRPEARAAISQALFERPEIRAEIESNQRGPQAKIARALLTALDERDERVYARRQGAQDDEDDDDLDEDDEDDDDEA, encoded by the coding sequence ATGAAGAAGGAACACGTCACGAAGACCGCGCCCCGATGGTTCGATCCATCCTCGCCGGTGAGCATCGCCATGCGGGACGCACGTGTCTCTCGTCGCGACGGGCGCGGGCTCATGTCGCTGAGCGAGGCGCGTCGCCTGCTCGAGTCGACCGAGGTCTACCGCAAGGGCGAGGGCCGATCGACCGGAGGGACGATGGTGTTCGAGAGCGACCGCGTGTGGGCGGCGCTCCTGTCCCTCGAAGACGCGGCCGAGTTCGTGAAACACGCGACGCGGATCCGCTGGGAGTTCCAGGTGCGCGGTCGCGACAACGTCGCGCTGCACGATCGGTACGGAGACGGGATCCTGCCCTGGATCGAGCGCCGCGTCGAAGGCGACGGCGCGCTCGTGAACGTGCCGTGGTGCGTGCTGCCGTGCCTGCTCGCGATCGGGACGCGTGAGGCCCTCGAGGTCACGCTGCGCGTGCGATCGGTCGTGGAGCTCGCGAGCGCGGGGAGCGAGATCGACGCAGAGGAGAGCGATTTCGCGGAGGACGAGCCCGCGGCTTCCGACGACGACGACGAAGACGACGAGGAAGAGGACGAAGAGGACGACGAGGACGAGGACGATCCGAGCGCGGACGAGGACGAGGACGAGGAGCGTGGTCGCGAAGGCGACGCCGAGAAGCACGACGGGCTCGAGGTGGCGCGGCGATGGATGACGCGGCACCCGGACGCGTACGGCGCGCTCGCGGCGCTCGCGGACGAGGGGAACACGCGCGCCGCGGAGCTCTTGCGAGACCGCGCCGCGGCGCTCGGCGGCGTGGTGCGCGAGGCGATCGAGGCGGCGCTCGGGCCCGAGGCGGCCAAGCGTATCGCCGAGCAGTTCAGCTTGCCGCGCACGCGCCTGCCCGAGGCGGTCGAGCGGCTGCTCGCCGAGGCGGACGTGATCGACGAGCCGCGCGGGCCGCTCTGGAGCATCGCCGAGCTCGACGAGGCCGCGCGGCGGTTCGATCTGCCCATCTGGGACAACACGAACTACACGACGGCCGCGATGCGGATCACGGGGTACGCGTCGCAGAAGGGAGACGCGCTCGTCATCGAGCAGATCGTCCACCACCCGGGATCGGGCGCGCTCGTCGGCTGGCACTTCGAGGCGTACGGGCCCGGCGCGGGCAAGCGCTCGGGCAGCGACGACGAGCTCGTCGACGCCACGCGCGACGAGCTGCAGAGCGTGGAGATCGACGCGGACGACTACGTCGACGGCATCACGAACCAGATCGTGTTGCTCGGCGAGCGTGACGAGAAGGGTCGGCCCACGGCAGGCTCGGACGGCCCGCGGATCGTGCCGCTGCCGCTGCCGTCGGACGACATGATCGTGCACGTCAAGCGCGCGGCGGTGCGCCAGAACGGGGACCCGCTGCGCGCGAGTTACCGCCTGCCGCGCTCGTTCGCGGCGCTGCCTTCGGAGACACGTGAGGCGCTGCGGCTCGTGACGCCGGCCGAGGCGCTCGTCGTGGACCTGTGCCGCCGGCATCGCGACGCGATCTTCGCGGCCGATCGGGATCTGCGCGTCGCCGCGGGTGTCCCGCAAGGCGCGACGCGCCTCTTCTCGTTTGACGATTTCCAGTACGTCGCCGCGGGGGAGCCCGCGTCGCGATCGATGGACCTCGTGGCGATGGTCGAGGCGCTGCGCGCGCGGCGCAAGATCACGCGCCTGCCGGGCGCTGCGAACGCGCGGCCCGAGCGCTGGATCCCGGCCGCGGCCGAGATCCGCAGCTACGCGGGCGGCGACGCCTGGGCCGAGGGTGACGATCCGGTCGAGCCGGAGCCTCCGGCCGCGGGGGTCGGCGTGACGCCCTACTGGAGCCTCACGATCGCGCGGGGGTTCCCGCACGGGGTGTGGCTCCTGCATGGCGCGGCGCAGAACAAGAAGGGGCAGGCGGAGCAGGCGATCCTGCACCTGATGAACGCGTCGTCGCCCGTGATTCGCCTGTTCTGGCCGCGCCGCACGGCGTGCATGTGGGCGCGCGCCACGGGGCTCGCCGAGCGCAAGTGGGTGACGGGGGATCGCGGCGTGCTCGCGGCCGCGAAGAACGATCGCATGCTCTACGCGGCCGAGGCGCGCAGGCTCGTGGAGAACTTCGTGCTCAGGCCGTGGAGCGTGCCGCCACACGTGGGCGCCGAGCTCGTGCTCTTGCTCGAGGCGCTCGTGGGCGGACGCGAGACCGTCGACGCGTTCGTCGTGGCCCTCGGGAAACTCTCGCCGGAGGCGTGGGCCTCTTCGTTGCCTGCGCTCGCGAGCGCGATCTTCGAGCTCGGCTTCGTGCTCCATCGCGTGGAGGGCCGAGCGGGGCCGCTCCACGAGCGGCTCGAGCGCGCGTATCGCCAGGCCCAACCGGGCGAGGCGATGCGTCTGCTCGACCTCGTGCTGCACGGCCGCGCGGGCGCTGAACGGAGCGCGCGGTGCGAGCTCGATCTCGCGCACGTGGGTGACGACCCGGACTGGGTGCGCGAAAAGCTGCTCGATCGCAGGACGCCGGCCTCTGCGCCGGACGTGTTCCTGGTCTCGCTCGCGGGAGAGGGGATGCTCGCGAAGTACGAGGCGCGGATCCCCACGGTGACGGACGCGGCGTGGGTGGGCAGCCAGCTCGCGCGGCTCGCCTCGGCGCGTGTGGTCGGGATGGCGCTCGCGATCTACGCGGACAGGCCCGAGGCGCGCGCGGCGATCTCGCAGGCGCTCTTCGAGCGGCCCGAGATCCGCGCCGAGATCGAGTCGAACCAGCGCGGCCCGCAAGCCAAGATCGCGCGCGCGCTCCTCACCGCGCTCGACGAGCGTGACGAGCGCGTCTACGCGCGGCGGCAAGGCGCGCAGGACGACGAGGACGATGACGACCTCGACGAGGACGACGAGGACGACGACGACGAGGCGTGA
- a CDS encoding DUF4846 domain-containing protein codes for MRWTLALLGSLSACTTLGSTGAETRRDGEEVAARPEPARAKSSEPAGSSPANPPPVVSFARYPWLEGGAGSAPSPVEPLEQRFPPPPGFTRVPLAPDGFGAFLRGLPLAAKGTPVLSYRGDTIRPDGHPHVAAVVAIDVGKADLQQCADAILRLHAEWRWSRGRRDHAYRTASGQKLDFQRHASGQRVRLNGNKLELVQAAKRAEPTHALFRRWLDDVFGWTNTGALARDGERVALDALRPGDFFVLTGVPFGHTVLVLDMAKDAAGRRVVLLGQSFVPAQNVHVIRPEPTSAWFVVDESRGALTTPFWDPFPFDSLRRLPE; via the coding sequence ATGCGGTGGACCCTCGCGCTTCTCGGCTCGCTTTCGGCCTGCACCACGCTCGGCTCGACCGGCGCGGAGACGCGGCGGGACGGGGAGGAGGTCGCGGCGCGCCCCGAGCCCGCCCGCGCAAAATCCAGCGAGCCGGCAGGCTCGTCCCCTGCGAATCCGCCGCCCGTCGTGAGCTTCGCGCGATACCCCTGGCTCGAAGGCGGAGCCGGGAGCGCGCCGTCGCCGGTCGAACCCCTCGAGCAGCGGTTTCCGCCTCCGCCCGGCTTCACCCGCGTCCCCCTCGCCCCGGACGGCTTTGGCGCGTTCCTGCGTGGCTTGCCGCTCGCCGCGAAGGGCACGCCGGTCCTCTCGTACCGCGGCGACACCATCCGCCCCGACGGACACCCGCACGTCGCCGCGGTCGTGGCCATCGACGTCGGCAAGGCCGATTTGCAGCAATGCGCCGACGCGATCCTCCGGCTCCACGCGGAATGGCGCTGGTCGCGCGGGCGTCGCGACCACGCGTACCGCACGGCGAGCGGCCAGAAGCTCGATTTTCAACGTCATGCGTCGGGACAGAGGGTCCGGTTGAATGGCAACAAGCTCGAGCTCGTGCAGGCGGCGAAGCGGGCCGAGCCGACGCATGCGCTCTTCCGGCGCTGGCTCGACGACGTGTTTGGCTGGACCAACACCGGCGCCCTCGCGCGCGACGGCGAACGGGTGGCCCTCGACGCGCTTCGCCCGGGGGATTTTTTCGTGCTGACGGGGGTCCCGTTCGGGCACACGGTCCTGGTGCTCGACATGGCGAAGGACGCCGCCGGGCGCCGCGTGGTCCTGCTCGGCCAGAGCTTCGTGCCGGCGCAAAACGTCCACGTGATTCGCCCCGAGCCCACGAGCGCGTGGTTCGTCGTCGACGAGTCGAGAGGCGCGCTCACGACGCCGTTCTGGGATCCATTTCCGTTTGATTCGTTGCGCCGCTTGCCCGAATGA
- a CDS encoding serine/threonine-protein kinase, which translates to MDSAPPSLATQIARQRVGRVLRDKWRLDSVLGTGGFGAVYAATHRNGKRVAIKIIHPELNAIADARSRFLREAYAVNAVSHPGMVSILDDDVDEDGCVFLVMELLDGETLEARRLRGGGSLDFDDVLSMADPILDVLAAAHEKGVVHRDLKPENVFLLRTGQIKLLDFGVAKLREAPRGKALTVNGIVIGTPAFMPPEQARGQWQLVDERSDLYSVGATLFTLLTGQLVHGNVTPQESLVAAVTTPAPSLDTISPGAPRALVALLARALAFERQDRFQTAREMQAAVREVYHELTGGLASTAPHEAARAPSVEDEPTTQRGGDDEPTAVLSRMPQITLSPPSRGERLASIFDSADFGDRSELSAEIAKATAELNASAAAAKAKDSAGPEPDEATIPNVKDDPAKAPEPNEALAAAQEARASRTWIWVALVVAVLVGLLGGFALVRGKQRRGEALGAERCYAAAWLGSSPWGSSPSSWS; encoded by the coding sequence ATGGACAGCGCCCCTCCGAGCCTCGCGACCCAGATCGCGCGACAGCGCGTCGGGCGCGTGCTCCGCGACAAGTGGCGCCTCGACAGCGTGCTCGGCACGGGCGGCTTCGGCGCGGTCTACGCCGCGACCCACCGGAACGGCAAGCGCGTCGCCATCAAGATCATCCACCCCGAGCTCAACGCGATCGCCGACGCCCGCAGCCGCTTCTTGCGCGAGGCCTACGCCGTCAACGCCGTGAGCCACCCGGGCATGGTCTCCATCCTCGACGACGACGTCGACGAGGACGGCTGCGTCTTCCTCGTCATGGAGCTGCTCGATGGCGAGACGCTCGAGGCCCGCCGCCTCCGGGGCGGCGGCAGCCTCGACTTCGACGACGTCCTCTCCATGGCCGACCCGATCCTCGACGTGCTCGCCGCGGCCCACGAGAAGGGCGTCGTGCACCGCGACCTCAAGCCCGAGAACGTCTTCTTGCTCCGCACGGGCCAGATCAAGCTGCTCGATTTCGGCGTGGCGAAGCTGCGCGAGGCGCCCCGGGGCAAGGCGCTCACGGTGAACGGCATCGTGATCGGCACGCCCGCCTTCATGCCGCCCGAGCAGGCCCGCGGGCAGTGGCAGCTCGTCGACGAGCGCTCCGACCTCTATTCGGTCGGCGCGACCCTGTTCACCCTGCTCACGGGGCAGCTCGTCCACGGCAACGTCACGCCCCAGGAGTCGCTCGTCGCCGCGGTGACGACGCCCGCGCCCTCGCTCGACACCATCTCGCCCGGCGCGCCCCGCGCCCTCGTAGCGCTCCTCGCCCGGGCGCTCGCCTTCGAGCGGCAGGATCGCTTCCAGACCGCGCGCGAGATGCAGGCGGCGGTGCGCGAGGTCTACCACGAGCTCACGGGTGGCCTCGCCTCGACGGCGCCCCACGAGGCGGCCCGCGCGCCCTCCGTGGAGGACGAGCCGACCACGCAACGCGGCGGGGATGACGAGCCGACGGCGGTCCTCTCGCGCATGCCGCAGATCACCCTCTCTCCCCCGTCGCGTGGCGAGCGCCTGGCGTCGATCTTCGACTCGGCGGATTTTGGCGATCGATCCGAGCTCTCGGCGGAGATCGCCAAGGCGACGGCCGAGCTCAACGCCTCGGCGGCGGCGGCGAAGGCGAAGGACTCGGCGGGACCGGAGCCGGACGAGGCCACGATCCCGAACGTGAAGGACGACCCCGCGAAGGCGCCCGAACCAAACGAGGCGCTCGCCGCGGCCCAGGAGGCGCGCGCGTCGCGGACGTGGATCTGGGTGGCCCTCGTGGTGGCGGTGCTGGTGGGGCTGCTCGGGGGGTTTGCCCTCGTGCGGGGCAAGCAGCGGCGGGGAGAGGCCCTCGGAGCGGAACGTTGCTATGCTGCGGCGTGGCTTGGCTCGTCGCCCTGGGGCTCGTCGCCTTCGTCGTGGTCGTGA
- a CDS encoding GNAT family N-acetyltransferase, giving the protein MVSFTPFPTLETPRLVLRELVPADVETIFRIQSNPKVVRYFGRPAMTTIAEAEAKLGLVFDAMRDGTGVRWGLSVKEGGALAGTCGFWRWDKDHRHAEIGYELAPEFWGKGLMVEALRPILRFGFTRMELHRVEANIDPANQASRRVLEKLGFKRDALMRENWLYDGKFTDSAIYGLLDREYLNQDV; this is encoded by the coding sequence ATGGTCTCGTTCACCCCCTTCCCGACCCTCGAAACCCCCCGCCTCGTCCTGCGTGAGCTCGTCCCGGCCGACGTGGAGACGATCTTCCGGATCCAGTCGAACCCCAAGGTGGTCCGTTATTTCGGGCGTCCCGCGATGACGACGATCGCCGAGGCCGAGGCGAAGCTCGGGCTCGTCTTCGACGCGATGCGCGACGGCACCGGCGTCCGGTGGGGCCTCTCGGTCAAGGAGGGCGGCGCGCTCGCCGGGACGTGTGGGTTCTGGCGCTGGGACAAGGACCACCGCCACGCGGAGATCGGCTACGAGCTCGCGCCCGAGTTCTGGGGCAAAGGCCTCATGGTCGAGGCGCTCCGGCCCATCCTGCGCTTCGGCTTCACGCGGATGGAGCTGCACCGGGTCGAGGCGAACATCGACCCGGCGAACCAGGCCTCGCGGCGCGTCCTCGAGAAGCTCGGCTTCAAGCGAGACGCGCTCATGCGCGAGAACTGGCTCTACGACGGCAAGTTCACGGACTCGGCGATCTACGGGCTGCTCGACCGGGAGTATCTGAACCAGGACGTGTAG
- a CDS encoding thioredoxin domain-containing protein, with translation MKEFRGRRSTTYLLLASVLLGACAPPPATSPAVADRQDEPAGGVLVALPPAEGAAEGAGERAAAFAEPGTAVPVAQDDPSWGDPLAPVTLVLWGDYQCPFTARLMANLPTLQEKYGPAKLRIVWKHNPLPFHKNARPAHIAAETVLRLGGVNSFWRFHALAFANQRDLTPDAFTAWAAQSGVDPSAFEVAFTRQHFADAIDDDLALGKRVGVTGTPASFVNGVFVAGAQPIDKFQAVIDAQLAEAAALRRQGVPPQRIYAELSERNHKTPPPKPAPPLDTTVWKVPVDGSPVRGSPTALVTLVMFGDLECPFCKRAVPTITELEAKYGDKLRVVFKHNPLPMHPRAEAAAEFAIEAGAQKGEATFWKAHQALYDNQDKLEDTDLEDLARALGLDTKRVMKAIATKKHAARIQRDQDLAAEIQASGTPHFFVNGRRLAGAQPRERFEALIDEEIKKARQLFVEGTPAAKVYETLQKDAKAGVTMERILAPAPTKDNPGKGAPPGAAITVQMFADFQCPFCRRVQSEVDRLIAAYPGKVRVVWRHLPLSFHPHAQMAAEAAVEAFRQKGEAGFWAFSAKLWEAQSQGLDRAVIEQMAAEVGLDVPKLSAALDTRAHWKVVQADVELAGRLKISGTPGFVINDYFLSGAQPLHAFQRYVNKALKRELIAPDLLKADARQPVALVATVPPPFGTSPSSAPAPGAVAQVRLGAKHLLVMYAGSMRAPAHITRTRDEAIARAEEARKRVLGGAKFEDVVAQYSDEPGAAKRGGDLGTFPPGAMVKPFQDTVEALNVGQMSGVVETAFGFHIIVRTQ, from the coding sequence ATGAAGGAATTTCGCGGGCGACGCAGCACGACCTACCTGCTCTTGGCCTCGGTCCTGCTCGGCGCTTGCGCGCCGCCGCCGGCCACGAGCCCCGCCGTGGCCGACCGTCAGGACGAGCCGGCGGGCGGCGTCCTCGTCGCGCTCCCTCCCGCCGAGGGCGCGGCCGAAGGCGCAGGCGAGCGCGCGGCGGCCTTCGCCGAGCCCGGGACGGCCGTCCCCGTCGCGCAGGACGACCCCTCCTGGGGCGACCCGCTCGCCCCCGTGACCCTGGTCCTCTGGGGTGATTACCAGTGCCCATTCACGGCCCGGCTCATGGCCAACCTGCCCACCCTGCAGGAGAAATACGGCCCCGCCAAGCTGCGGATCGTCTGGAAACACAACCCGCTCCCGTTCCACAAGAACGCGCGGCCCGCCCACATCGCGGCCGAGACGGTGCTGCGGCTCGGGGGCGTGAATTCATTCTGGAGATTCCACGCCCTCGCCTTCGCGAACCAGCGAGACCTCACCCCCGACGCCTTCACGGCCTGGGCCGCGCAGAGCGGCGTTGATCCTTCGGCCTTCGAGGTCGCCTTCACGCGGCAGCATTTCGCGGACGCGATCGACGACGACCTCGCGCTCGGCAAGCGCGTGGGCGTCACCGGGACGCCGGCCTCGTTCGTCAATGGCGTGTTCGTCGCCGGCGCCCAGCCGATCGACAAGTTCCAGGCGGTCATCGACGCCCAGCTCGCGGAGGCCGCCGCGCTCCGGCGCCAGGGTGTGCCCCCGCAGCGCATCTATGCCGAGCTCTCGGAGCGAAACCACAAGACCCCGCCGCCCAAGCCCGCCCCGCCGCTGGACACCACGGTCTGGAAGGTGCCCGTCGACGGCTCTCCGGTGCGCGGCAGCCCGACGGCGCTCGTGACGCTCGTGATGTTCGGCGACCTCGAGTGCCCGTTCTGCAAGCGGGCCGTCCCGACGATCACCGAGCTCGAGGCCAAGTACGGCGACAAACTACGCGTCGTCTTCAAGCACAACCCGCTGCCCATGCATCCACGCGCCGAGGCGGCCGCCGAGTTCGCCATCGAGGCCGGCGCGCAGAAGGGAGAGGCGACCTTCTGGAAGGCCCACCAGGCGCTCTACGACAACCAGGACAAGCTCGAGGACACCGACCTCGAGGACCTCGCCAGGGCCCTCGGCCTCGACACGAAGCGCGTCATGAAGGCGATCGCGACGAAAAAACACGCCGCGCGTATCCAGCGGGATCAGGACCTCGCCGCCGAGATCCAGGCCTCCGGCACGCCTCATTTCTTCGTCAATGGCCGGCGCCTCGCCGGAGCGCAGCCGCGCGAGAGATTCGAGGCCCTCATCGACGAGGAGATCAAGAAGGCCCGGCAGCTCTTCGTCGAGGGGACGCCGGCCGCGAAGGTGTACGAAACCCTCCAGAAGGACGCCAAGGCCGGCGTCACGATGGAGCGGATCCTCGCCCCCGCCCCCACGAAAGACAACCCCGGCAAGGGCGCGCCGCCCGGGGCGGCGATCACGGTCCAGATGTTCGCGGATTTCCAGTGCCCATTCTGCAGGCGCGTGCAGTCGGAGGTCGATCGGCTCATCGCGGCTTATCCGGGCAAGGTCCGCGTCGTCTGGCGGCACCTGCCGCTCTCCTTCCACCCGCATGCGCAAATGGCCGCCGAGGCCGCCGTGGAGGCATTCCGGCAGAAGGGCGAGGCCGGCTTCTGGGCTTTCTCGGCGAAGCTGTGGGAGGCGCAATCGCAGGGCCTCGATCGCGCGGTCATCGAGCAAATGGCCGCCGAGGTGGGCCTCGACGTCCCGAAGCTCTCGGCGGCGCTCGACACGCGCGCGCACTGGAAGGTCGTCCAGGCCGATGTCGAGCTCGCCGGGCGCCTGAAAATCTCGGGCACGCCCGGGTTCGTGATCAACGATTATTTCCTGAGCGGCGCGCAGCCCCTCCACGCCTTCCAGCGGTACGTCAACAAGGCCCTGAAGCGCGAGCTCATCGCCCCCGACCTCCTCAAGGCCGACGCCCGGCAGCCGGTGGCGCTCGTGGCGACGGTCCCGCCGCCGTTCGGGACCTCGCCTTCGTCGGCCCCTGCGCCGGGGGCGGTCGCGCAAGTGCGCCTGGGGGCGAAGCACCTGCTCGTCATGTATGCGGGCTCCATGCGCGCGCCGGCCCATATCACCCGCACGCGCGACGAGGCGATCGCGCGCGCCGAGGAGGCACGAAAACGCGTGCTCG
- a CDS encoding DUF3634 family protein, with translation MAWLVALGLVAFVVVVIVSVERTRRLLVVEAAGGRIARLSGRAPAELTADIEDVLGRSRATGTIVLRLQGGRVVVRAEKGIDETTAQRLRNVVGRFPVARLRTARRVRRGAR, from the coding sequence GTGGCTTGGCTCGTCGCCCTGGGGCTCGTCGCCTTCGTCGTGGTCGTGATCGTCTCGGTGGAGCGAACACGACGGCTGCTCGTCGTCGAGGCGGCAGGGGGGCGTATCGCGCGTCTCTCGGGGCGGGCGCCGGCGGAGCTCACCGCGGACATCGAGGATGTCCTTGGTCGTTCCCGTGCGACGGGGACGATCGTGCTTCGGCTTCAGGGGGGACGTGTCGTGGTGCGTGCCGAGAAGGGCATCGACGAGACGACGGCGCAGAGGTTGCGCAACGTCGTCGGGCGGTTCCCCGTCGCGCGGCTGCGCACGGCGCGGCGCGTGCGGCGGGGGGCTCGTTAG
- a CDS encoding c-type cytochrome yields the protein MACKSAPRREVSGGDAARGREAIKKYACGACHIIPGVEGAIGKESHPLFGFANRGDIAGVTSNTPENLVKWIRRPTDLAPRTKMPTLGVSEQEAKDIAAYLYTLNGE from the coding sequence ATGGCGTGCAAGTCGGCGCCGCGGCGCGAGGTGAGCGGCGGGGACGCGGCGCGAGGGCGCGAGGCGATCAAGAAGTACGCGTGTGGCGCCTGCCACATCATCCCGGGCGTGGAGGGCGCGATCGGCAAGGAGTCGCATCCGCTGTTTGGCTTCGCGAACCGGGGCGACATCGCGGGCGTCACCTCGAACACGCCCGAGAACCTGGTCAAGTGGATCCGCCGGCCGACCGATCTCGCCCCCCGCACGAAGATGCCGACCCTCGGCGTGAGCGAGCAGGAAGCGAAGGACATCGCGGCCTACCTCTACACGCTGAACGGGGAGTGA